In a single window of the Flavivirga spongiicola genome:
- a CDS encoding sugar nucleotide-binding protein has translation MMKREVKHRVLILGASGFLGGAIYKELCSYFKTFGTYNTSNKEHEKNKHFFQYNMEEDDVYEILEIVKPTIVISTLRGDFSAQLVAHQHLAEYVFTNKIKLIFISSANVFDAYSKYPSYETDKTLSNSIYGHFKIKIENMLLRMPKKQVAILRLPMVFGAQSPRIIEMLENIKEKEPIEVFPNLIMNVTNDIKVTQQVHYIINRNKSGVFHLGSSDLVHHDDFIKEIVDSFEFNNKVTYKNVYTTNDDRYLAVLPKYNLLPKHLQLVSQQIVSELKL, from the coding sequence ATGATGAAAAGGGAGGTAAAACATAGAGTTTTAATATTAGGTGCCAGTGGTTTTTTAGGTGGTGCCATTTATAAAGAACTCTGCTCCTACTTTAAAACATTCGGAACCTATAATACTTCAAATAAAGAACATGAAAAGAATAAACATTTCTTTCAATATAATATGGAGGAAGATGATGTTTATGAAATATTAGAAATAGTAAAACCTACCATTGTTATTTCTACACTCCGAGGTGATTTTTCAGCGCAATTAGTAGCCCATCAACATCTGGCGGAATATGTGTTTACAAACAAAATAAAACTCATTTTTATATCCTCTGCAAATGTTTTTGATGCTTACAGTAAATACCCAAGTTACGAAACCGATAAAACCTTAAGTAACAGTATTTATGGACATTTCAAAATTAAAATTGAAAATATGTTATTACGCATGCCCAAAAAGCAAGTCGCTATTTTAAGGTTACCAATGGTTTTTGGAGCACAATCTCCCAGAATAATAGAAATGCTTGAAAACATAAAAGAAAAGGAACCCATAGAAGTTTTTCCTAACTTAATAATGAATGTGACAAATGATATAAAAGTAACGCAACAAGTCCATTATATTATTAATAGAAATAAATCAGGCGTTTTTCATTTAGGTAGTAGTGATTTGGTACACCATGATGATTTTATAAAAGAAATTGTTGATTCCTTTGAGTTCAATAACAAAGTGACTTATAAAAATGTTTATACCACTAATGATGATAGATATTTAGCTGTATTACCAAAATACAATCTATTACCTAAACACCTTCAACTTGTCAGTCAACAAATAGTATCAGAGTTAAAATTATAG
- the gcvT gene encoding glycine cleavage system aminomethyltransferase GcvT has product MKNTALTSTHEALGAKMVPFAGYNMPVQYEGVNIEHETVRQTVGVFDVSHMGEFLIEGEHALNLIQKVSSNDASKLTIGKAQYSCLPNDNGGIVDDLIIYKLKEETYLLVVNASNIEKDWNWIQSKNDMGATMRNLSEDYSLLAIQGPKAIEAIQSITSHDLSAIKFYNFVVGDFAGIEHVIISATGYTGSGGFEIYCKNSEVKQVWDNVFKAGADYGIKPIGLAARDTLRLEMGYCLYGNDIDDTTSPIEAGLGWITKFTKEFTNSEALKAEKERGAARKLIAFELDERGIPRQGYDIVDNNGNKIGVVTSGTMSPSLNKGIGLGYVPTVFADVNSKINIQIRKNAVPATVIKLPFYK; this is encoded by the coding sequence ATGAAGAACACTGCTTTAACATCAACTCACGAAGCTCTTGGAGCTAAAATGGTACCATTTGCCGGCTACAATATGCCTGTACAATATGAAGGTGTGAATATAGAACATGAAACGGTAAGACAAACTGTCGGTGTGTTTGATGTATCGCATATGGGCGAATTTTTAATTGAGGGCGAACATGCTTTAAACCTCATACAAAAAGTATCCAGTAACGACGCCTCTAAATTAACTATTGGAAAAGCTCAATACAGCTGTTTACCAAATGATAATGGCGGTATTGTTGATGATTTAATTATTTATAAACTTAAGGAAGAAACCTATTTATTAGTTGTTAATGCTAGTAATATTGAAAAGGATTGGAACTGGATTCAGTCTAAAAATGATATGGGTGCTACCATGCGTAATTTAAGTGAAGACTATTCATTACTTGCTATTCAAGGCCCAAAAGCCATTGAAGCCATACAATCAATTACCAGTCATGATTTATCTGCTATAAAATTCTACAATTTCGTAGTTGGTGATTTTGCAGGAATAGAGCATGTCATCATATCGGCTACAGGGTATACTGGAAGTGGTGGCTTTGAAATTTACTGTAAGAACAGCGAAGTAAAGCAAGTTTGGGATAATGTATTCAAAGCTGGTGCAGATTATGGTATCAAACCTATTGGGCTAGCCGCTCGAGACACCTTACGTTTAGAAATGGGATATTGTCTTTACGGAAACGATATTGATGATACCACCTCTCCTATTGAAGCTGGTTTGGGCTGGATTACAAAATTCACTAAAGAATTTACAAATTCTGAGGCCTTAAAAGCAGAAAAAGAACGAGGTGCAGCACGAAAATTAATAGCTTTTGAATTGGATGAACGTGGTATTCCTAGACAAGGTTACGACATCGTTGATAACAACGGAAACAAAATTGGTGTCGTTACTTCCGGCACCATGTCCCCATCATTAAACAAAGGCATTGGCTTAGGTTATGTACCAACTGTTTTTGCAGATGTTAATAGTAAAATTAATATTCAAATACGTAAAAATGCTGTTCCGGCAACGGTCATAAAATTGCCCTTTTACAAATAA
- a CDS encoding 4a-hydroxytetrahydrobiopterin dehydratase — protein sequence MSKLSEQDIEKRLLHFPDWDYYDNAIHAEFEFENFKDCFSAMSRIAFECEALNHHPNWSNVYNVLTISLSTHDADGVTNKDFKLAEAIEAIVEPDEE from the coding sequence ATGAGCAAGCTTTCAGAACAAGATATAGAAAAACGATTATTACACTTTCCTGATTGGGATTATTATGATAATGCCATTCATGCCGAATTCGAATTTGAAAACTTTAAGGATTGCTTTAGTGCCATGAGCAGAATTGCTTTTGAGTGTGAGGCTTTAAACCATCATCCAAATTGGTCTAATGTATACAATGTGCTTACTATTTCATTATCCACCCATGATGCTGATGGCGTTACTAATAAAGATTTTAAATTAGCTGAGGCTATTGAGGCTATTGTAGAACCAGATGAGGAGTAA
- a CDS encoding glutaminase, translated as MPDFQAILENLYQDAMNTSDKGTVASYIPELAHVDKNNFGIHLRTSAGKDYGVGDYKKPFSIQSISKVLALSKAMELIGEDIWKRVDVEPSGHPFNQLALLEIENGIPRNPLINSGAIVIADILVSNLENPKEDFLNYIRDLNGDDTINFNIDVAHSEKVTGFKNYATANLLKSFENLNNPVDDVLDFYFHQCSIEMNCEQLTKAFFFLSNKGNCLSNKIRLTKTQAKRINAIILTCGFYDEAGEFAFEVGLPGKSGVGGGIVALLPDNFVVTTWSPGLNIKGNSLLGMKALEKFTTETKLSIF; from the coding sequence ATGCCTGATTTTCAAGCCATTTTAGAAAATCTTTATCAAGATGCCATGAATACTTCCGATAAGGGTACGGTGGCATCTTACATTCCTGAATTGGCACATGTTGATAAAAATAATTTCGGTATTCATTTAAGAACTTCTGCCGGAAAAGATTACGGTGTTGGCGATTATAAAAAGCCATTTTCTATTCAAAGTATATCTAAAGTTTTGGCCTTATCTAAAGCTATGGAACTCATTGGAGAGGACATTTGGAAACGTGTTGATGTTGAACCTTCAGGGCATCCATTCAACCAATTGGCTTTATTAGAAATCGAAAATGGCATTCCTAGAAATCCGTTAATAAATTCTGGAGCTATTGTTATTGCAGATATTCTTGTTTCTAATTTAGAAAACCCAAAAGAAGACTTCTTAAATTATATAAGAGACCTTAACGGAGATGATACTATCAACTTCAACATAGACGTCGCTCATTCAGAAAAAGTGACAGGTTTTAAAAATTATGCAACCGCCAACCTTTTAAAATCTTTCGAAAACTTAAATAACCCTGTTGATGATGTTTTAGATTTCTACTTTCATCAATGTTCTATTGAAATGAATTGTGAGCAACTAACGAAAGCTTTTTTCTTTTTATCTAACAAAGGAAATTGTTTATCAAATAAGATCCGACTAACAAAAACACAGGCTAAACGCATTAATGCCATCATACTTACATGTGGTTTTTATGATGAAGCTGGTGAATTTGCCTTTGAAGTTGGTCTACCTGGAAAAAGTGGTGTTGGTGGTGGTATTGTAGCGCTTTTACCAGATAACTTTGTAGTGACGACATGGTCTCCTGGACTAAATATAAAAGGTAATTCATTATTAGGAATGAAAGCGTTAGAAAAATTCACTACAGAAACAAAATTATCTATATTCTAA